Genomic DNA from Solanum pennellii chromosome 3, SPENNV200:
ATAAGAAAGTTACAAGAAAGCCAacaaaataaatagtaaaaaataaaaaaaatggatgcGGTCAAAAAGTACTAACATGTTAATAGCCTAAGTTGCTCGGATTCGGGTACAGGTGTCCAATATGGATGTGGATCCAGAGATCGGATCCTTCATTATctaatttttaagattcaaaGATTCGGATCCATGTATGGATACGATCCAAGGATTCGCCTAAAAATAGAATTATAAAACCTAAATTATAAGATTATGTGGAGAATTTGAGGAAAATCTTGGAAGGAGATTAAAGGAAAATGAGTGACATAGAAATTTCTATATAAAAGTGGTATTccatattcttcaatttcacCTTGGCTTTTCTATTGATTACAGAAATTTAAAACCGTCTGGACTTTTCCCATCGATTTTGGTCGAAGTGTCCAAAATTGGTTGACCAAATCGAACAAGGTTCCCACACCCACACCCATGTCGTGTCAACCCGGGTGCGACACCAAAAGTAAAGAGTCCGAATAACTTAGCTAATAGCAAAGGGAGAACACACAACCTCAaacaaatttggcaagtccttAACCACGACACTAAAGCTTCAACTTGTGTCACAAGGTGCCAACactaatgtatatatttattaaaccaaaattaaacatatatatacaatgtaattttcGGTGAAGGGGTGTCACTAGACACCCCTCGGCAAGGGTAGTTTCCGCCCCTAATTATAAATGAGCAATAAAGGAGCAACAGGTTGAAAACAACTCAAAGTCTCTTTTCCTTCTCCATTCTTTGATCAtgtttggattggcttattTTAGGTGCTTTTAAGCCAAACATTAACTTTTAAGCACTTTTGTAGTGTTTggtaagaataaaaaaatgattttaagcACTTGTTTTTAAgcttaaacaacaaaaataagttCAAAGTTATAAGTTAGGAATCCTAATTATGACTTAGGCTTATAAGTAATAAACTATAAGTCCATCCAAACAAACTCTTAAACTTGTCTTCTTGTATTCCTCCTACAAAGTTATATAAATACTTTGGGATTGGCCTAGAAAATACGTATGAAGCATAGAGATCGAGTAATGAAGGTTGTGAGTCAAAGCTCAGGAAATCAGAAATAGAATCACTTTAAATGTCAAATAGGCTTTTAGCTTCTTTTCCCCACTGGTTTTAGTTTTATATTCAGTAGCGGACCCAGGATTGTTATTAAGGGGTGTCAATAgttgtaaaaaatataattatgagaATAGTATGACTAGAACCCATGACTTTAAGGAAATTTTCCCAACAGTTTAACcaccaaattaaatatttaacttggGTCAAGAGGTGTCAATGCTTACATATGTATTTACTTAACCAAAATTTAATATGTAGATACAATGTAATTTTCCGACAAACTTGACACCCTTTTGGTAAAGGTGGGTATGCCACTGCTTATATTGTGTATATGTAGCAAGAACTGGCCTTCATTGTGTTACTTGTACAAAGTTCTTCATTTAGGACTggcataaaaaatacatatgaAGCACAGAGATCCAGTCATGAAGGTTGTCAGTCAAAGCTTAGGTGACCAGAAAGAGAATCACTTTAAATGTCAAGTAGGcttttagtttcttttattaGCTGATTTTAGTTCTTATTGTGTATATGTAGCAATTCTGTCATAATTGCTTGCAGTCATATGGAAACTTTTTCATGTTGACCAGTCCGTTTGGCGAGAAGGCTCCTCCTTAGTGTCCATAGACAAAAGGCGGGTGCATAACAAAGCAACATAATCATCACCAGGATTGCTACCATCAACACATATAAAGATGATGAGCTTGCAATGATAGGGTCTCAAGTTGTTTTCTCTCTTAagtatgtttttgttttattattttccaTGAGGTAATAATGTCTCAAGAAAGTGTGACTTGTTTGGTATTGAAAGACTAATGCTAGCAGTGTATCCTGAAGTGACTATGAATCTTAGCCTCTACTGTAATATTTATCTTCATTCCATTCTGTAGAGGCTCAACCACTATGGAACTTCATGTAACTGGAATAACTCAAGGTATGACTTCCATTTAAAAAGTACAGTTGTTGGCATTTCCATTTTAATACTTTTTGTATATTTGTTCCTCATTGTACATCAATATTTTGTACAGACACTAaggaaattattttgtttttgaaagtTTTAGATTTATCGCAATCAATTAATATAATGTtgtatgtaaaattttaaatttattatattcttcCTTTGTTGAGCTATATAGGATCAGTATTTATCATTGTTAGGattattcttttttacttttttagttaatttgtaatttaactacataatttttaatgttatgtATGTGAATTTGTAAATTTATGTTCATATGATAAGGGGGTTACGCGATTGCGCGTTTCCAGAAACTAGTGTTCACAGTTAATTCTTCCGAGGAGCTCCAGTTAGGAAATTTTGGCAAAAGAATTTCTCTCaccaaattttatatttcaaaaaagaaagcagcgaataaaaaaccaaaaaattacAGAAATAAATAAACCATTTATGTGTCTCCTCAAATGTAATTTCTAACTGTCCCAGAAGGTTCACTACATAAACTCACTAAAAAGAAggattattttcatttaaattagaGTAGGTGCTAGCATAACAAACCATTTGAGGAAAGTCTTCTTGTGCACTATTTGCAATCTCTGGCTCCAAAGGTGcctgataaaaatgaaaaacactTGTAAGAGAAGTTCATCTTAGGGTGAACTTGCAGCTGACAAGAACGAATAAAGAAAAGGACATGTAAATAAAAGTTCCTAACCTTTCCTTTTTTATTAGAAGTATTCCTGTTGCTTTCCCTTTCATTACCAGAATCAGCTCTTTTAGAACCCTTGCTTGTCTGGGCTGCTTCACTGTCAGGCCCTAGCTCTCTAGCTGCAAGGGTGTTTCCTTGACATACTTCATCAACTTGGATAGCAGGGGTTGCAGTACAACCTGATTTAAGATTAGCTGTAAGAGTATTTTCTTGACATACTTTATCAACTTGGATAGCAAAGGGTTGCAGTATTACCTGATTTACGATTAGCTGCAAGAGTATTTCCTTGACATTTCTTTAGAGCTTCTGCAATGGCACCAACAGCAATGTTGTAGCTCTCCTGAGTCAATGATCCCTCTTCACCCAATattattgcccgtcgacacaaaTCATTGTAACGACGGACCTTAGCTTGTGCGTCATCCAGTCCTTCGCTTATGGAATGCTTGCTTGTGGCAGCATTGGTCCAGCGTTGCAATATGTACTTGGAAGGAATAACGAAGACGCCAGACATTTGAAGTACCACAATCGCATGCCTACAAAGGTAACCTTTGTACTCAAATAAATGGCATGAACAGTACAGGTCAGACTTTGGTGCATCCCACTCCACCACAAAGTCCTGATTTGCTTCAAAATCTTTGACGGCATATGTTATAGATGTGCCGTCTTCTGATTCTTTTTTCAGGTGGCATGCAGAGGCTCCTATTACTTCAACTTGGAACTTCCTGAATATTTCATGAGTATACAGAAGCAACATCTGTTTTTCGAAGGGAGAGGGAGACAAAAGCTCAGGCGTCTCGTGCCATGCATCAAAATTAGCTTTCGCTTCCTCTTCATACCAGTCTTCAAGAATTAGCTTATGTTGTCCAATAAAGTCTCGAAGAGACATTTCACTTTGGATATATTTGTCAAAGAAAGAGTTTACGCTTTCGGATCTTGAAGCCATAGATAAGTTGGCAAATGACACACCCCTCATAAAAATAGGCACCCAAAGCTTGCGATCTTCATACAATGATTGGACCCACTCATCTTCTCTAAGACTGAACTTTTCGATCAACTTCCACCATCTGTGTTCAAAATGCTCTTCAGTCCATGACTTATATATGCACTTCCTAAACTTTGCCATAAATGTTTCATGCCACATGCTGAGATAATCAAGACGGCTTGGGATCTTCTCCAATATACTCCACAGGCTAAAGTAGTGTTGGGTATTTGTCAAGATTGCTCCAACAGCTGCTTTGATGTTGTCATTTTGATCAGATAACAAAATTCTTGGACCTTGTCCACCCATTGCCAGGCACCATGTCCGCATCAACCACAGGAATGTATGCACTGTGTCATCAGCAATTAGCGCACAACCTAGTAAGGTGGGTTGAACATGATGGTTTGCTCCAATGAAGAGAACCAAAGGTACTTTATATTTGTTTGTGAAGTATGTAGTATCAAATGACACCACATCACCAAAGTTGGAATAACTATCCATGCCTTTGGCGTCAACCCAGAAAACATTTCTTAATCGATGCTCCTCGTTTAAGTCTAtagcataaaaaaattttggaTTCTCTTCCTGCATGTGCACAAAAAGTTCAAGTAAAACCTGAGCATCTCCTTCTTCTAAAGTCAAACTTCGACCTCTGTCATGTTGGTTCCTGAAAAGATTCTCCAGATTACCAGAGAATTGATATGCACCATACTGTTTTGATACAGAAGCCAACATATTCTTCCGTCGAACTTTTGCATCATTGTTAAGCGGATCAACGTTTCTGTGGCTTCTGAAGAAGTGCACTTGAGCT
This window encodes:
- the LOC107012305 gene encoding protein FAR1-RELATED SEQUENCE 4; translation: MESAAGLGNSNVEVRDDMEFDSHEAAYEFYKEYAKSEGFGTAKLSSRRSRATREFIDAKFSCIRYGNKQQSDDAINPRPSPKIGCKASMHVKRRSSSGKWYIHSIIREHNHELLPAQVHFFRSHRNVDPLNNDAKVRRKNMLASVSKQYGAYQFSGNLENLFRNQHDRGRSLTLEEGDAQVLLELFVHMQEENPKFFYAIDLNEEHRLRNVFWVDAKGMDSYSNFGDVVSFDTTYFTNKYKVPLVLFIGANHHVQPTLLGCALIADDTVHTFLWLMRTWCLAMGGQGPRILLSDQNDNIKAAVGAILTNTQHYFSLWSILEKIPSRLDYLSMWHETFMAKFRKCIYKSWTEEHFEHRWWKLIEKFSLREDEWVQSLYEDRKLWVPIFMRGVSFANLSMASRSESVNSFFDKYIQSEMSLRDFIGQHKLILEDWYEEEAKANFDAWHETPELLSPSPFEKQMLLLYTHEIFRKFQVEVIGASACHLKKESEDGTSITYAVKDFEANQDFVVEWDAPKSDLYCSCHLFEYKGYLCRHAIVVLQMSGVFVIPSKYILQRWTNAATSKHSISEGLDDAQAKVRRYNDLCRRAIILGEEGSLTQESYNIAVGAIAEALKKCQGNTLAANRKSGCTATPAIQVDEVCQGNTLAARELGPDSEAAQTSKGSKRADSGNERESNRNTSNKKGKAPLEPEIANSAQEDFPQMDMPSSLYHPARFLTTLLRGGDINKRGAELLGEMLQEQN